One Weissella coleopterorum DNA segment encodes these proteins:
- the rpsF gene encoding 30S ribosomal protein S6, protein MYEMTYIVRPDIDADAKKALVERFDAILTDNGASIAESKDWSSRRFAYEIAGYHEGTYHIVNFTAEDDKAINEFDRLAKISEDILRHMVVNREVKSEAK, encoded by the coding sequence ATGTACGAAATGACTTATATTGTTCGCCCTGATATCGATGCTGATGCTAAGAAGGCATTGGTTGAGCGTTTTGACGCGATTTTGACTGACAACGGAGCATCAATTGCTGAATCAAAAGATTGGTCATCACGCCGTTTTGCTTATGAAATTGCGGGATACCACGAAGGAACATATCATATTGTTAACTTCACAGCTGAAGATGACAAGGCGATTAACGAATTTGATCGTTTGGCTAAGATCTCAGAAGATATCTTACGTCACATGGTTGTTAACCGCGAAGTTAAATCAGAAGCTAAGTAA
- the ssb gene encoding single-stranded DNA-binding protein: MNRVVLVGRLVRDVELRYTQSGTAVASFSVAVDRRRTNQNGERETDFINATIWSKAAENFANFTSKGSRVAIDGRLQTSSYQNQQGQTVYRTEVIVENFDLLETRAESEARRSSAGNNGNSNQNSFNAAPAGNPFGTPNNNENNSGNVFGGNNNSSTNASNNNDPFAGGQEIDISDDDLPF; encoded by the coding sequence ATGAATCGTGTAGTACTTGTTGGACGTTTGGTCCGCGATGTTGAATTACGCTATACTCAATCTGGCACGGCTGTAGCATCGTTTAGTGTTGCTGTAGATCGTCGTCGTACTAATCAAAATGGTGAACGGGAAACTGATTTTATCAATGCAACGATTTGGTCAAAAGCGGCTGAGAATTTTGCGAATTTTACTTCAAAGGGTTCAAGAGTGGCAATTGATGGACGTTTACAAACTAGTAGTTACCAAAATCAACAAGGACAAACGGTCTATCGTACTGAAGTCATCGTTGAGAATTTTGACTTATTAGAAACGCGGGCTGAATCTGAGGCTCGCCGCTCAAGTGCAGGTAATAATGGAAACAGCAACCAGAATAGCTTTAATGCTGCTCCGGCTGGTAATCCGTTTGGAACGCCCAATAATAATGAGAATAATTCGGGGAATGTCTTTGGTGGGAATAATAATTCTTCGACCAATGCATCCAACAACAATGATCCATTTGCTGGTGGTCAAGAAATTGACATATCAGATGATGATCTACCATTCTAA
- the rpsR gene encoding 30S ribosomal protein S18 gives MAQQQRRSGGPRRRRKVDFIAANHIEYVDYKDTELLERFISERGKILPRRVTGTSAKNQRKVTTAIKRARIMGLMPFVVED, from the coding sequence ATGGCACAACAACAACGCCGTAGTGGCGGACCACGCCGTCGTCGTAAGGTTGACTTTATCGCAGCTAACCATATCGAATATGTGGATTACAAGGATACTGAATTGTTGGAACGTTTCATCTCAGAACGAGGTAAGATTTTACCTCGTCGAGTAACTGGAACTTCAGCAAAGAACCAACGCAAGGTAACAACTGCTATCAAGCGGGCCCGTATCATGGGACTTATGCCTTTCGTCGTTGAAGACTAA
- the yycF gene encoding response regulator YycF codes for MSKILVVDDEKPISDIIKFNLTKEGYDVIIAMDGQEALDQFEAESPDLVLLDQMLPEVDGMEVLRQIRTKSQIPVIMVTAKDSEIDKVLGLEMGADDYVTKPFSNRELLARVKANLRRRDSKEYNGEDEDNSDDIKIGDLMIHPEAYMVTKNGKDIELTHREFELLSHLAKHISQVMTRDDLLQTVWGFDYFGDVRTVDVTVRRIREKIEDTPSHPKILMTRRGVGYYLKNSDE; via the coding sequence ATGAGTAAGATTTTAGTCGTGGACGACGAAAAACCGATTTCAGATATTATTAAATTCAATCTAACTAAAGAAGGCTATGATGTTATTATTGCGATGGATGGGCAAGAAGCTCTCGATCAATTTGAAGCGGAGAGTCCAGATTTAGTGTTGCTAGATCAAATGTTACCAGAAGTCGATGGAATGGAAGTTCTACGGCAAATTCGCACGAAATCACAAATTCCGGTTATTATGGTGACGGCCAAGGATTCTGAAATCGATAAGGTTTTGGGGCTTGAGATGGGGGCAGATGATTATGTCACCAAGCCGTTTTCAAATCGAGAGTTACTAGCACGGGTTAAGGCTAATTTGCGCCGGCGCGATAGTAAAGAATATAATGGTGAAGATGAAGATAACTCTGATGATATTAAGATTGGTGACTTAATGATTCATCCGGAAGCTTATATGGTAACTAAAAACGGTAAGGATATTGAATTGACACACCGTGAATTTGAGTTGTTATCGCATTTAGCTAAGCATATTAGTCAGGTTATGACTCGCGACGATTTGTTGCAAACCGTTTGGGGTTTTGATTATTTTGGTGATGTCCGAACAGTTGACGTGACAGTTCGTCGGATTCGTGAAAAAATTGAAGATACACCTAGTCATCCAAAAATTTTAATGACTCGTCGTGGTGTGGGTTATTATTTAAAAAATTCTGATGAGTAA